Proteins from a single region of Pseudomonas quebecensis:
- a CDS encoding EAL domain-containing protein — protein sequence MKRKRTLGTPRLLGIVWPFIAVVLFQALLGCVSLYMLSAVRGYVGGESLWSKGQKDAIYYLTLYADNRDESTYLKYQQAIAVPQGGHELRIALDRPTPDLNAARLGILKGGNHPDDVSSLIWLYLNFRLFSYLEKAIELWTVGDGYLVQLDNLAREMHAAISADRVNANDVRQWKAHIIAINDGVTPAAKAFSDALGEGSRVILRLLLITNLATALGLIVLALLRTHKLLAQRHAFANALQVEKERAQITLESIGDGVITTNVDGAITYMNPAAEALTHWKSSQAQGLPLAALFNLLDDNAQPDAFTLIEHIVKGQLRGGSEHAKTIQRLDGSTVSVTLVGAPIRSGGQVSGAVLVLHDMTQERQYIANLSWQATHDALTGLANRREFEFRLEQVLHPAASQPGARHALMFLDLDQFKLVNDTCGHAAGDELLRHICALLQSDLREGDTLARLGGDEFGILLENCPAHAAEKIAESLRHTVQSLHFVWKGRPFVTTVSIGLVHIAHTPTSLEASLRAADMACYMAKEKGRNRVQVYHPDDSELSMRFGEMAWVQRLHMALEENRFCLYAQEIAALGPTEGGSGHIEILLRLHDEAGRIILPDSFIPAAERYGLMTSLDRWVVENVFKIIARCQQERPGRSMAMCAINLSGITIGDDDFLGFLREKFETYRIAPEMICFEITETSAIANLGSAIRFINELKALGCHFSLDDFCAGMSSFAYLKHLPVDFLKIDGSFVKDMLDDPINRAMVEVINHIGHVMGKRTIAEFVETPQIEQALLDIGVDYAQGYLIEQPQLFTFDSLQCRPERPQPLLLKAPGTFR from the coding sequence ATGAAGCGAAAGCGGACTCTCGGAACGCCTCGGCTGTTGGGCATTGTGTGGCCCTTTATCGCGGTTGTGCTGTTCCAGGCACTGCTGGGCTGCGTCAGCCTGTACATGCTTTCGGCGGTGCGCGGTTATGTGGGCGGCGAAAGCCTGTGGTCCAAAGGCCAGAAGGATGCCATCTATTATCTGACGCTGTACGCCGATAACCGCGACGAAAGCACCTACCTCAAATACCAGCAGGCCATTGCGGTGCCCCAGGGCGGCCACGAGCTGCGCATCGCCCTGGATCGTCCCACGCCCGACCTGAACGCCGCGCGCCTGGGCATCCTCAAGGGCGGCAATCACCCGGACGACGTCTCCAGCCTGATCTGGCTGTACCTGAACTTTCGCCTTTTCAGCTACCTGGAAAAGGCCATCGAGCTATGGACAGTGGGCGATGGCTACCTGGTCCAGCTGGACAACCTGGCCCGCGAGATGCACGCCGCGATCAGTGCCGACCGGGTCAACGCCAACGATGTGCGTCAATGGAAGGCGCATATCATCGCGATCAACGACGGTGTGACGCCGGCCGCCAAAGCCTTCAGCGACGCCTTGGGCGAAGGTTCGCGGGTGATCCTGCGGCTGTTACTGATCACCAACCTGGCCACCGCCCTGGGGTTGATCGTGCTGGCGCTGTTGCGCACCCATAAGTTGCTGGCCCAGCGTCATGCCTTTGCCAATGCTTTGCAGGTAGAGAAGGAGCGGGCGCAGATCACCCTGGAGTCGATTGGCGACGGTGTGATTACGACCAATGTCGATGGCGCCATTACTTACATGAACCCGGCGGCCGAGGCGCTCACCCATTGGAAGTCGAGCCAGGCCCAGGGCCTGCCCCTGGCGGCGCTGTTCAACCTGCTGGATGACAATGCCCAGCCCGATGCCTTTACCCTGATCGAGCACATCGTCAAGGGCCAGCTCAGGGGCGGCAGCGAGCATGCCAAGACCATCCAGCGCCTGGATGGCAGCACGGTGTCGGTCACCCTGGTGGGCGCGCCCATCCGCAGCGGCGGCCAGGTCAGCGGCGCGGTGCTGGTGTTGCATGATATGACCCAGGAGCGTCAATACATTGCCAACCTGTCATGGCAGGCAACCCACGACGCCCTGACCGGCCTGGCCAACCGCCGCGAATTCGAATTCCGCCTGGAGCAGGTGCTGCATCCTGCGGCCAGTCAGCCAGGCGCGCGGCACGCGTTGATGTTTCTGGACCTGGACCAGTTCAAGCTGGTCAACGATACCTGTGGCCATGCGGCGGGCGATGAACTGTTGCGGCATATCTGCGCGTTGTTGCAGTCGGACCTGCGTGAAGGCGATACCCTGGCCCGCCTGGGCGGCGATGAGTTCGGCATTTTGTTGGAAAACTGCCCGGCGCACGCGGCGGAAAAAATCGCCGAGAGCCTGCGCCATACCGTGCAGAGCCTGCATTTTGTGTGGAAGGGCCGGCCGTTCGTGACCACCGTGAGCATCGGCCTGGTGCATATCGCCCATACCCCGACCAGCCTGGAAGCGTCGCTGCGCGCCGCGGACATGGCGTGCTACATGGCCAAGGAAAAGGGCCGCAACCGCGTGCAGGTGTATCACCCCGACGATTCCGAGCTGTCCATGCGTTTTGGCGAGATGGCCTGGGTGCAGCGCCTGCACATGGCGCTGGAAGAAAACCGCTTCTGCCTGTATGCCCAGGAAATCGCGGCCCTCGGCCCCACCGAGGGTGGCAGCGGGCACATCGAAATCCTGTTGCGCCTGCACGACGAAGCCGGCCGCATCATCCTGCCCGACAGTTTTATCCCGGCGGCCGAGCGTTATGGCCTGATGACATCCCTGGATCGTTGGGTGGTCGAGAACGTGTTCAAGATCATAGCCCGTTGCCAGCAGGAGCGTCCGGGCCGTTCTATGGCCATGTGTGCGATTAATCTGTCAGGCATCACCATCGGAGATGACGACTTTTTAGGATTTTTACGTGAGAAATTCGAGACTTATCGCATTGCGCCGGAAATGATTTGTTTTGAAATAACCGAGACCAGCGCTATTGCCAATTTGGGCAGCGCCATTCGTTTTATTAATGAACTCAAAGCGTTAGGTTGCCACTTTTCGCTGGACGATTTTTGCGCCGGAATGTCCTCGTTCGCGTATCTGAAACATTTACCTGTAGACTTCCTGAAGATCGATGGAAGTTTCGTAAAGGATATGCTGGACGACCCGATTAACCGCGCCATGGTCGAAGTGATCAACCACATCGGCCACGTCATGGGTAAGCGCACAATTGCCGAGTTTGTTGAAACACCGCAGATCGAACAGGCACTGCTCGACATAGGTGTGGATTACGCTCAGGGCTACCTGATCGAACAGCCGCAATTGTTTACCTTTGACAGCCTGCAGTGTCGACCCGAGCGGCCGCAGCCTTTGTTGCTCAAGGCGCCCGGCACATTCCGCTGA
- a CDS encoding TenA family transcriptional regulator has product MEASSYPAWAQQLIQDCSESKRRVVEHELYQRMRDNTLSARTLRHYLIGGWPVVEQFALYMAQNLTKTKFARHPGEDMARRWLMRNIRVELNHADYWVNWAAAHGVSLEELQAQNVPPELHALSHWCWHTSSADSLIVAIAATNYAIEGATGEWSAVVCSTGVYAAAFPEEERKRAMKWLKMHAQYDDAHPWEALEIICTLAGMNPSKALQVELRQAVCKSYDYMYLFLESCMRLEKDKPAGIASATVRERPARIASEA; this is encoded by the coding sequence ATGGAAGCCTCAAGTTACCCCGCCTGGGCACAGCAACTGATCCAGGACTGTAGCGAGAGCAAGCGCCGGGTGGTCGAACACGAACTGTACCAGCGCATGCGCGATAACACGTTGAGCGCACGTACCCTGCGCCACTACCTCATCGGTGGCTGGCCTGTGGTGGAACAGTTTGCCTTATACATGGCACAGAACCTCACCAAGACCAAGTTTGCCCGCCATCCTGGGGAGGATATGGCGCGCCGGTGGCTGATGCGCAATATTCGCGTGGAACTCAACCACGCCGATTATTGGGTGAATTGGGCCGCGGCCCATGGCGTCAGCCTGGAAGAGCTGCAGGCCCAGAACGTACCGCCTGAGTTGCACGCGTTGAGTCATTGGTGCTGGCACACCAGTTCGGCCGACTCGCTGATCGTGGCCATTGCCGCCACCAACTACGCGATCGAGGGCGCGACCGGGGAGTGGTCGGCCGTGGTGTGCTCCACCGGCGTGTACGCGGCGGCCTTCCCCGAGGAGGAGCGCAAGCGGGCGATGAAGTGGTTGAAGATGCACGCCCAGTACGACGATGCGCACCCATGGGAAGCCCTGGAAATCATCTGCACCCTGGCCGGGATGAACCCCAGCAAGGCCCTGCAGGTGGAGCTGCGCCAGGCCGTGTGCAAAAGCTACGACTATATGTACCTGTTCCTGGAAAGCTGCATGCGTCTGGAAAAAGACAAGCCTGCCGGCATCGCGAGCGCCACCGTGCGCGAGCGCCCGGCACGCATCGCCAGCGAGGCCTGA
- a CDS encoding GGDEF domain-containing protein has translation MKAPTQTNAIDFDRAKLQRLGFGQPSLPPRRPTTITQLRQQLTLQLQTSLEPERILGVFFREVQRLVPLDALHYRHETSDLRLEFGQRGHHSVSYSLSHEGEHLGELIFRRNQRLTEEELGQLESLLATLLYPMRNALLYRAATRSALRDPLTETGNRIAMDQTLQREIDMARRHMSPLSLLMLDIDHFKTINDTHGHAAGDDVLRSVAATIKAQLRNVDMVFRFGGEEFLILLSNTSREAAAMVGERLRKAVQAQDYWADGKRIELTVSLGCSTLLAAESVESVLRRADNALYVAKREGRNRLAMAG, from the coding sequence ATGAAAGCTCCTACCCAGACCAACGCAATTGATTTCGACCGCGCCAAATTGCAACGTCTGGGTTTCGGCCAGCCGTCTCTGCCTCCTCGACGCCCTACGACCATTACTCAACTGCGCCAGCAACTGACCCTGCAACTGCAGACCAGCCTGGAACCCGAGCGCATCCTCGGCGTGTTCTTTCGTGAGGTGCAACGCCTGGTTCCGCTGGACGCCCTGCATTACCGTCACGAAACCAGCGACCTGCGCCTGGAATTCGGCCAGCGCGGCCACCACTCCGTGAGCTACAGCCTGAGCCACGAAGGTGAACACCTCGGCGAATTGATCTTTCGGCGCAACCAGCGCCTGACAGAGGAAGAGCTGGGCCAGCTCGAATCGCTGCTGGCCACCCTGCTCTACCCGATGCGCAACGCCCTGCTCTACCGTGCGGCGACCCGCAGTGCCCTGCGTGATCCGCTGACCGAGACCGGCAACCGCATCGCCATGGACCAGACGCTGCAACGAGAAATCGACATGGCCCGTCGGCATATGAGCCCGCTGTCCTTGCTGATGCTGGATATCGATCATTTCAAGACGATCAACGACACCCACGGCCACGCCGCCGGCGATGACGTGCTGCGCAGCGTCGCGGCGACCATCAAAGCGCAATTGCGCAATGTGGACATGGTATTTCGCTTCGGCGGGGAAGAGTTTCTGATCCTGCTGTCCAACACCAGCCGGGAAGCGGCGGCAATGGTCGGTGAACGCCTGCGCAAGGCAGTGCAGGCCCAGGACTATTGGGCGGACGGCAAACGGATCGAATTGACGGTAAGCCTGGGTTGTTCGACTCTGCTGGCCGCCGAGTCGGTCGAAAGCGTGCTGCGCCGGGCCGACAACGCCCTGTATGTGGCCAAGCGCGAAGGCCGCAACCGCCTGGCAATGGCGGGGTAG
- the lldD gene encoding FMN-dependent L-lactate dehydrogenase LldD, whose translation MIISSASDYRAAAQRKLPRFLFDYIDGGAYAEHTLRANSADLADISLRQRILRNVDNLSLSTTVLGQTLAMPVILSPVGLTGMYARRGEVQAAKAAANKGIPFCLSTVSVCSIEEVASQSPQAIWFQLYVLKDRGFMRNALERAQAAGVTTLVFTVDMPTPGARYRDAHSGMSGPFAASRRMLQAVTKPQWAFDVGLMGRPHDLGNISKYLGKPTHLEDYIGWLASNFDPSISWSDLEWIREFWKGPMIIKGILDPQDARDAVSFGADGIVVSNHGGRQLDGVLSTAKALPTIADAVGDDLTVLVDSGIRSGLDVVRMLALGAKACLLGRAPSYALAADGQHGVENLLDIFAKEMRVAMTLTGVTSVAQINHDTLVQAAK comes from the coding sequence ATGATCATTTCGTCCGCCTCCGACTACCGCGCCGCCGCGCAGCGCAAATTGCCGCGTTTTCTATTCGACTATATAGACGGCGGTGCCTATGCCGAACACACGCTGCGAGCCAACAGCGCGGACCTGGCCGACATCAGCCTGCGCCAGCGCATCCTGCGCAATGTGGACAACCTCAGCCTCAGCACCACCGTACTCGGCCAGACCCTGGCGATGCCGGTGATCCTGAGCCCGGTGGGCCTGACCGGCATGTACGCCCGTCGAGGCGAGGTGCAGGCGGCCAAGGCAGCGGCCAACAAGGGCATCCCGTTCTGCCTGTCGACGGTGTCGGTGTGTTCGATTGAAGAAGTCGCCTCGCAAAGTCCGCAGGCGATCTGGTTTCAGCTGTATGTGCTCAAGGATCGCGGTTTTATGCGCAATGCGCTGGAACGCGCACAGGCAGCCGGGGTCACCACGCTGGTATTTACTGTGGATATGCCCACGCCGGGCGCGCGTTATCGCGATGCCCACTCGGGCATGTCCGGGCCGTTCGCGGCATCGCGGCGCATGCTGCAGGCCGTCACCAAGCCACAATGGGCCTTCGATGTGGGGCTGATGGGCCGCCCCCATGACCTGGGCAATATCTCCAAGTACCTGGGCAAACCCACCCACCTGGAAGACTACATCGGCTGGCTGGCCAGCAATTTCGACCCATCGATCAGCTGGAGCGACCTGGAATGGATCCGCGAGTTCTGGAAAGGCCCGATGATCATCAAGGGCATCCTCGACCCCCAGGATGCCCGGGACGCGGTGAGCTTCGGTGCCGATGGCATCGTGGTATCCAACCACGGCGGCCGCCAACTCGACGGCGTGCTGTCCACCGCCAAAGCGTTGCCGACCATTGCCGATGCCGTGGGCGATGACCTGACGGTACTGGTGGACTCCGGCATCCGCTCCGGCCTCGACGTGGTACGCATGCTCGCCCTCGGCGCCAAGGCGTGCCTGCTGGGCCGCGCGCCCTCCTATGCGTTGGCCGCCGACGGGCAGCATGGAGTAGAGAACCTGCTGGATATCTTCGCTAAGGAAATGCGCGTAGCCATGACCTTGACTGGCGTGACGTCCGTCGCGCAGATCAACCACGATACGCTCGTGCAGGCAGCCAAATAA